The following are encoded together in the Candidatus Neomarinimicrobiota bacterium genome:
- a CDS encoding chemotaxis protein CheW, with the protein MTESTQSTNDSNSKTTDLLQLVGFQLDDEEYGIDILKVQEINRITEITKIPQSPDFVEGVINLRGNVIPIIDLRKRFNMPHKEYDKQTRIVVGEIGDRTVGFIVDAVSEIIRLPADKIEPAPNISADDKAEYILGVGKLDDKLLMLLDIDKILSGSEKDKLFEAAED; encoded by the coding sequence ATGACCGAATCTACACAAAGCACAAACGATTCTAATTCAAAAACGACTGACTTACTCCAGCTCGTAGGGTTTCAGCTCGATGATGAGGAGTATGGAATCGATATCCTCAAGGTTCAGGAAATAAACAGGATTACCGAGATAACGAAAATCCCTCAGTCTCCGGACTTTGTGGAAGGCGTTATCAATCTGCGCGGGAATGTCATACCGATAATCGACCTTAGGAAGAGGTTCAATATGCCGCACAAGGAATACGATAAACAGACCCGCATCGTAGTGGGAGAGATTGGTGACAGAACTGTAGGGTTTATAGTTGACGCAGTATCTGAAATCATCCGCCTTCCTGCCGACAAAATCGAACCGGCTCCGAATATTTCAGCGGACGATAAGGCGGAGTATATCCTCGGGGTAGGTAAGTTGGATGACAAATTGCTAATGCTGCTTGATATTGACAAAATCCTTTCAGGTTCTGAAAAGGATAAGTTATTTGAGGCAGCTGAAGATTAA